The genomic region CTACGTTCCCAATCCACGTCCGGGGCGGCTCTACGCCGTGCGCTTCGCGGCGCCGGAATTCACCTCGCTCTGCCCGGTGACGGGGCAGCCGGATTTCGCGCATCTGGTGATCGACTATCTGCCCGGCGAGACGATCGTCGAATCGAAATCGCTCAAGCTGTTCCTCGCCTCGTTCCGCAACCACGCCGCCTTCCATGAGGATTGCACCGTCGGCATCGGCGAGCGGCTGGCGGCGGAGATGAAGCCGCGATGGCTGCGCATCGGCGGCTATTGGTATCCGCGCGGCGGCATCCCGATCGACGTGTTCTGGCAGACCGGCGCGCCGCCGGCGGCGTTGTGGCTGCCCGACCAGGGCGTTCCGCCGTATCGCGGGCGCGGTTGATCTCGATCAGCATGATTCCGGCACGTTGCATTGCACAATTATTGCAACCATCTGTCGTCTCGCCGGTTTGACAGGACGTGCGGCGGATGCCCCGCCGGTACCCTGAACAACAAGAGAGTGAGGTCGCGGTGGAAAGGCGCGTTCGGAATACGGTCAATCACATT from Sphingomonas sp. CL5.1 harbors:
- the queF gene encoding preQ(1) synthase; this translates as MTLHLGKASTLPASPEEAVLDYVPNPRPGRLYAVRFAAPEFTSLCPVTGQPDFAHLVIDYLPGETIVESKSLKLFLASFRNHAAFHEDCTVGIGERLAAEMKPRWLRIGGYWYPRGGIPIDVFWQTGAPPAALWLPDQGVPPYRGRG